A single window of Archangium gephyra DNA harbors:
- a CDS encoding sensor histidine kinase has protein sequence MSQEPDAAPSHPLAARRAHPWRVLIVDDDEASRKTAAALLSPAGYALVFASSGHEALDAVREASPDLVLLDVMMPGLDGLEVCRRLRELSREDYFPIVLLTALDGRREVVLGLEAGADDFLSKPVHGAELRARVANLLKVRAYHQLLTTQRDSALATVDELRQQILRADRLATLGTFAAGVSHELNNIAQVLHVAVSELPSEPAGPEEQDGPGTRQMLAVATQHVTELARGILRMARPQEDRTLLADLGRTLVEVRDMLRITGRARHVRLSLELPDSPCVIPASPVHAQQVFLNLLSNAADALSGTPQPEIQAGVRHAPGGRVEAWVQDNGPGMSEEVLARVFEPFFTTKPAGQGTGLGLPVVKQLVESWGGQLHFQSRPGHGTRVVVDAPAAPSSATTSSNIPSPIA, from the coding sequence ATGAGTCAGGAGCCCGACGCCGCGCCCTCGCACCCACTGGCCGCCCGGCGCGCCCACCCGTGGCGGGTGCTCATCGTCGATGACGACGAGGCGAGCCGGAAGACGGCGGCGGCCCTGCTGTCACCTGCTGGCTACGCGCTGGTCTTCGCCAGCAGTGGCCACGAAGCGCTGGACGCCGTGCGCGAGGCCAGTCCGGATCTGGTGCTGCTGGACGTCATGATGCCGGGCCTGGATGGCCTCGAGGTCTGCCGCCGGCTGCGCGAGCTCTCGCGGGAAGACTACTTCCCCATCGTCCTCCTCACGGCGCTGGATGGGAGGCGCGAGGTCGTCCTCGGGCTCGAGGCCGGCGCCGACGACTTCCTCTCCAAGCCGGTGCATGGGGCGGAGCTGCGCGCCCGCGTGGCCAACCTCCTCAAGGTGCGCGCCTACCACCAGCTGCTCACCACGCAGCGCGACAGCGCCCTGGCCACCGTGGACGAGCTGCGCCAGCAGATCCTCCGGGCCGATCGCCTCGCCACGCTCGGCACCTTCGCCGCCGGCGTCAGCCACGAGCTGAACAACATCGCCCAGGTCCTCCACGTCGCCGTCTCCGAGCTGCCCTCGGAGCCCGCGGGCCCGGAGGAGCAGGACGGCCCGGGCACACGCCAGATGCTCGCCGTGGCGACCCAGCACGTCACCGAGTTGGCCCGCGGCATCCTGCGCATGGCCCGCCCCCAGGAGGATCGCACGCTCCTGGCCGATCTGGGGCGCACGCTCGTCGAGGTGCGCGACATGCTGCGCATCACCGGCCGGGCCCGGCACGTGCGCCTGTCGCTCGAGCTGCCCGACTCCCCCTGTGTCATTCCCGCCAGCCCGGTGCATGCGCAACAGGTGTTCCTCAACCTCCTCTCCAACGCCGCGGACGCCCTGTCCGGCACGCCCCAGCCGGAGATCCAGGCCGGTGTCCGTCACGCTCCCGGAGGCCGCGTCGAGGCCTGGGTCCAGGACAATGGCCCCGGCATGAGCGAGGAGGTGCTCGCTCGCGTCTTCGAGCCCTTCTTCACCACCAAGCCCGCGGGCCAGGGCACGGGGCTGGGGTTGCCCGTCGTCAAACAGCTCGTCGAGTCGTGGGGCGGGCAACTCCACTTCCAGAGCCGGCCAGGGCACGGAACCCGCGTCGT
- a CDS encoding PQQ-binding-like beta-propeller repeat protein: MTRPLAAVAVLVLVLGALQCAPTKHIGTTEREHTMTPEQGRRHLLVGNKIVDLKEQRVARVLPLPGPEVVQQDNALLFTLSSEEEGTLRASGLVDGRERWTAHVPGECMGLNEQDSDLLHVSSHLIRAFSKADGKQRLLFFTGDLSIKGLVTAPGTVAVLLSDRSIQLLDLETGEERARYTATGEPDTEVDLDEVREDLARGTRETPGERPWSRIERQPSLSVLGNDFLVTVELVDALELWRVSASGELKWKQRLPKVGPNNLQLVHLGDSYLMLTGAFWEHRTTLLRASDGGVERQLDFHASSFLTARDGGIAGLVELVVEEGAPVEVVLRDASGGVLWRRRMADPGQFDKVDVLQRGDRLLVTLFHSIGPDKKLVALDAATGKPVWESPVAHLPPYSREPFFINLVTPELLWDSVMLTGSESPGLWVQAFDADTGRPWLTEMQLMW; the protein is encoded by the coding sequence ATGACTCGTCCCTTGGCGGCAGTGGCAGTGCTGGTCCTCGTGCTGGGCGCGCTCCAGTGCGCTCCGACGAAGCACATCGGTACCACGGAGCGAGAACACACCATGACGCCGGAGCAAGGCCGCCGCCATCTGCTGGTGGGCAACAAGATCGTCGACCTGAAGGAGCAACGGGTGGCGCGGGTCCTCCCGCTCCCCGGGCCCGAGGTGGTCCAGCAGGACAACGCGCTGCTGTTCACGTTGAGCAGCGAGGAGGAAGGCACGCTGCGCGCCTCGGGCCTCGTCGATGGGCGCGAGCGCTGGACGGCGCACGTTCCCGGAGAGTGCATGGGACTCAATGAGCAGGACTCGGACCTGCTCCATGTGTCGAGCCATCTCATCCGGGCCTTCTCCAAGGCGGACGGGAAGCAGCGGTTGCTCTTCTTCACGGGCGACCTGTCCATCAAGGGGCTCGTGACGGCCCCGGGCACGGTGGCGGTGCTGCTGTCGGACCGCTCGATCCAACTGCTGGACCTCGAGACCGGAGAGGAGCGCGCGCGGTACACGGCCACGGGCGAGCCCGACACGGAGGTAGACCTGGACGAGGTGCGGGAAGACCTGGCCCGGGGCACACGGGAGACGCCGGGAGAGCGCCCGTGGAGCCGCATCGAGCGGCAGCCCTCGCTCTCGGTGCTGGGAAACGATTTCCTCGTCACCGTGGAGCTGGTGGATGCACTGGAGCTGTGGCGCGTGAGTGCCTCGGGCGAGCTGAAGTGGAAGCAGCGGCTCCCGAAGGTCGGGCCCAACAACCTGCAGCTCGTCCACCTCGGCGACAGCTACCTGATGCTCACCGGGGCTTTCTGGGAGCACCGCACCACCCTCCTCCGGGCCTCCGATGGCGGCGTGGAGCGGCAGCTGGACTTCCACGCGTCCTCGTTTCTGACGGCCCGGGACGGTGGCATCGCCGGCCTCGTCGAGCTCGTCGTCGAAGAGGGGGCGCCGGTGGAGGTGGTTCTGCGTGATGCCTCGGGCGGGGTGCTCTGGAGGCGCCGGATGGCGGACCCCGGCCAGTTCGACAAGGTGGACGTGTTGCAGCGTGGGGACCGGCTCCTCGTCACGCTCTTCCACTCCATCGGGCCGGACAAGAAGCTCGTCGCCCTGGACGCCGCCACGGGCAAGCCGGTCTGGGAGTCCCCGGTGGCCCATCTCCCGCCCTACTCTCGCGAGCCCTTCTTCATCAACCTGGTCACCCCGGAGCTCCTCTGGGACAGCGTGATGCTCACCGGGAGCGAGAGCCCGGGCCTCTGGGTGCAGGCCTTCGACGCGGACACCGGGCGCCCGTGGCTGACCGAGATGCAATTGATGTGGTGA